One Anthonomus grandis grandis chromosome 14, icAntGran1.3, whole genome shotgun sequence DNA window includes the following coding sequences:
- the LOC126744618 gene encoding RNA-binding protein 28, whose product MGKFQKNKKDHSYEASEKPKFAKNKTNKKRPPLNRKEHKEILKKKRARLIIKNLPFKATEENLKEHFGKYGEVESVNILKKPDGKMVGCAFIQFNLVQFAKQARHYTHNQPFLGRNIEVDFAKAKDKYVKEKTVNSEADPEIKKEDDKKEVIEIKDEPDSEEDNDNSDNSEDDEVEETASQTSNQKKPFQSHDVNEGKTVFIKNVPYDATNEDLRQCMGQFGPTYYALICVDKLTEHSRGSAFVKFVNKEDADKALAAGTELTLKGNILDCHPAIDRNDLKKKEKEQKEQKGKPKDSRNLYLVKEGVILAGSKSAEGVSASDMAKRLQIEQYKTQMLRNLNTFVSKDRLVVHNLPPTWDDKKLKMLFQKHGGKGAVVREARIMRNMKKLDAKGVGESKQFGFVAFTSHEHALAALRSLNNNPNVFSAQKRPIITFSIESKTALKAKIKRQEKSRLKNPKSKDFDPNLVKKEQTEATGEEPDIKPYAGVTTTEGKVQKMRSRYKLTEQAKLHYKTLKKEKRKQKMAKKTLQEKQKQFIKQPKQKINKVKQEDNFSKMVSNYKKKLIGGMQDLKKSKWYSE is encoded by the exons ATGGGAAAATTTCAGAAAA ataagaAAGATCATTCGTATGAGGCCTcggaaaaaccgaaatttgcgaagaacaaaactaacaaaaaaaggCCACCATTGAACAGGAAAGAGCACAAAgaaatcttaaagaaaaaaagagctCGCCTGATCATCAAAAATCTTCCATTTAAAGCTACAGAAGAGAACCTTAAGGAGCACTTTGGCAAATATGGGGAAGTTGAAAGTGTTAATATCCTAAAGAAACCTGATGGGAAAATGGTCGGTTGTGCTTTTATTCAGTTTAATTTGGTCCAATTTGCTAAACAGGCACGACATTATACACATAACCAGCCATTCCTAGGCAGGAATATAGAGGTCGATTTTGCAAAGGCAAAGGACAAATATGTGAAAGAGAAAACTGTAAACTCTGAGGCAgatcctgaaataaaaaaagaagatgaTAAAAAGGAGGTAATAGAAATAAAGGATGAGCCAGATTCAGAAGAAGACAATGACAATTCTGATAATAGTGAAGATGATGAGGTGGAAGAAACAGCTTCCCAAACTTCAAATCAGAAGAAACCCTTTCAATCTCATGATGTTAATGAGGGCAAGacagtatttataaaaaatgtaccGTATGATGCAACAAATGAAGATTTGAGACAATGTATGGGTCAGTTTGGACCTACTTACTATGCATTGATCTGTGTTGATAAGTTGACTGAGCATTCTAGAGGAAGTGCATTTGTTAAATTTGTG AATAAAGAAGATGCAGATAAAGCATTAGCCGCCGGAACAGAATTAACGTTGAAGGGTAACATCCTAGACTGTCATCCTGCTATAGACCGGAATGATCTTAAGAAGAAGGAAAAGGAACAGAAAGAGCAAAAAGGAAAGCCTAAGGATTctagaaatttatatttagtaaaagAAGGAG TCATTCTAGCTGGGTCAAAATCCGCAGAGGGTGTATCTGCAAGCGATATGGCTAAACGGCTACAGATTGAGCAATATAAAACGCAAATGCTACGCAACCTTAACACATTCGTTTCAAAAGATCGTCTAGTAGTACACAATTTGCCACCGACCTGGGATGataagaaattgaaaatgctTTTTCAAAAGCATGGTGGTAAAGGGGCTGTAGTAAGAGAGGCAAGAATAATGCGAAACATGAAAAAATTAGACGCCAAAGGGGTAGGAGAATCTAAACAGTTCGGTTTCGTTGCTTTTACAAGTCACGAACACGCATTAGCTGCATTAAGGTCACTCAACAATAATCCCAATGTATTTTCTGCGCAAAAGCGGCCTATCATAACATTCAGTATAGAAAGTAAAACAGCTCTAAAAGCTAAAATTAAACGACAGGAAAAGTCTCGACTGAAAAATCCCAAATCGAAAGACTTCGACCCGAATTTGGTAAAAAAAGAGCAGACAGAAGCAACCGGTGAAGAGCCCGATATAAAACCGTACGCTGGTGTTACAACAACAGAAGGCAAAGTTCAAAAAATGAGGAGCAGATATAAGCTGACCGAGCAGGCCAAGTTGCACTACAAGACTTTGAAGAAAGAAAAGCGGAAACAGAAAATGGCTAAAAAGACACTTCAGGAAAAACAGAAACAATTCATTAAACagccaaaacaaaaaattaataaggtgAAACAGGAGGATAATTTTTCAAAGATGGTGAGCAACTATAAAAAGAAACTTATTGGTGGAATGCAAGATTTGAAGAAGTCGAAGTGGTACAGTGAGTGA
- the LOC126744615 gene encoding zinc finger protein 883-like, with translation MEIELSQMACCRTCLRASSELTSLDTDDEDSIKLSYKLVSCISEVAWLEQGLPQTICDICVEQLKVSYCFRNTCLESNTTLQNLLQESRCTTVKQGAGKHVLFENIGTNNKKTESLNELSVEDAENSEYIHLKHFLDDEADAQIGKSESLKCDSVISRSNSPESNAENFIASYEQSHAIEIEVQDIDDIIQDQTDENSEQDAKVILTNGNEYTLQISEENSKSSNIVRGHQKKYISEPNLKSQDASDDISENVDNPEAGQAGDAMIYTQFEDSKGKQILGSEQCIPIVKVLDKPLKATRSTAVQVSPHIDAKTESPNPNQCSVCGNTYKKKSNLKVHMRSHTGEKPFECKYCEKKFHHSSHLTEHIRRHTGEKPFPCQICSKRFTIKGELTMHMKTHTGEKPHPCKLCSRKCLTGSDLKIHMRTHTGERPFNCERCDKKFTSAYILSCHMKVHTGERPYSCNLCSKTFTQSSHLNVHMKKHTGERFSCKECQATFKHSSQLTVHKREHTGHQPYQCGICGKACNYMSELDTHMLRHSGQKFSCDICHKQFSTSAYLQEHTRVHTGDGLFTCNICDRNFTRQYYLNKHMRTHTGEKPFSCEICDKSFTQSSSLKVHLRIHSGERPYKCEHCEKTFVKKSDLTSHAKRHKVIYVDL, from the exons ATGGAAATAGAATTAAGCCAAATGGCTTGCTGCAGAACGTGTTTACGGGCTTCTAGTGAATTGACTTCCTTAGATACTGACGATGAAGATTCTATAAAGCTTAGCTACAAGCTGGTTTCTTGTATTTCCGAAGTG GCATGGTTGGAACAAGGACTGCCACAGACTATTTGTGATATATGTGTTGAGCAACTCAAAGTATCATATTGCTTTCGCAATACATGTCTTGAATCTAACACCACCCTCCAGAATTTACTCCAGGAGTCAAGGTGTACTACCGTGAAACAAGGAGCAGGAAAGCATGTCTTGTTTGAAAATATTGggacaaataataaaaagacaGAAAGTTTAAATGAACTATCAGTGGAGGACGCGGAAAACTCCGAATATATTCATCTCAAGCATTTTTTAGATGATGAGGCAGATGCTCAGATAGGCAAAAGTGAATCTTTGAAATGCGATAGTGTGATATCAAGGAGTAACTCGCCTGAATCAAATGCAGAGAATTTTATTGCATCATATGAACAGAGCCATGCTATTGAAATAGAAGTGCAGGATATTGATGATATTATCCAAGACCAAACTGACGAGAATTCAGAACAAGACGCTAAAGTTATATTGACTAATGGGAATGAATACACCCTGCAAATAAGTGAAGAAAACAGTAAATCTTCAAATATTGTTCGAGGTCATCAGAAAAAATACATCTCTGAGCCAAATTTGAAATCTCAGGATGCTAGTGATGATATTAGTGAAAATGTTGATAATCCTGAAGCAGGACAAGCTGGAGATGCAATGATTTATACACAATTTGAGGATTCTAAAGGGAAACAGATTTTGGGATCTGAGCAA tgcatACCCATTGTAAAAGTCTTAGACAAACCACTGAAAGCAACTAGATCAACAGCTGTTCAAGTGAGTCCTCACATAGATGCCAAAACTGAATCACCCAACCCAAACCAGTGCTCTGTATGTGGAAACACTTATAAGAAAAAGTCAAATCTAAAAGTTCATATGCGATCTCACACAGGAGAAAAACCTTTTGAGTGCAAGTACTGTGAGAAAAA ATTCCACCATTCTTCTCATCTAACAGAACACATTAGGAGGCACACAGGAGAAAAACCCTTTCCATGTCAAATTTGTAGCAAAAGGTTTACTATAAAGGGGGAACTCACCATGCATATGAAGACCCACACGGGTGAAAAACCGCATCCGTGCAAATTGTGCTCTAGAAA ATGTTTAACAGGATCAGATTTAAAGATTCACATGAGGACCCACACAGGAGAAAGGCCGTTTAATTGCGAACGCTGTGATAAGAAATTTACTAGTGCATATATCTTGAGTTGCCATATGAAGGTACATACAG gtGAAAGGCCATACTCGTGCAACTTATGTAGTAAAACGTTCACGCAGTCTTCGCATCTCAATGTCCACATGAAGAAGCATACAGGTGAACGTTTTTCTTGCAAAGAATGTCAAGCGACCTTTAAACATTCCTCACAATTAACTGTGCATAAAAGAGAACACACAG GACATCAACCTTATCAATGTGGTATATGCGGTAAGGCGTGTAACTACATGTCAGAATTGGACACGCACATGTTAAGACATTCAGGGCAGAAGTTCTCGTGTGACATTTGTCACAAACAGTTTAGTACTAGTGCATATTTACAAGAGCATACACGAGTTCATACAG GAGATGGACTTTTTACGTGCAACATTTGTGATCGGAATTTCACTAGGCAATACTACTTGAATAAGCATATGAGGACGCATACCGGTGAGAAGCCTTTTTCCTGTGAGATTTGCGACAAGTCTTTTACTCAATCATCTAGCTTAAAG GTGCACTTAAGGATTCATAGTGGGGAGCGACCATATAAATGCGAGCATTGTGAAAAAACGTTTGTCAAAAAGTCAGATCTGACATCTCACGCAAAACGGCACAAAGTAATTTACGTAGATTTATAA